The sequence TATCCCTCCCGCCACCCGGAGGAGGCGGGGCTTCTCCCGGCATTAGCGGGCACAATCTGGCTCATGGGACTGACCGCCCTTTTTACGGTGCCGGTCGGGGTCGGGGCAGCGCTGTATCTTGAAGAGTACGCATCTAAAAACTGGCTGACACGGATGATAGAGGTGAATATTTCCAACCTGGCCGGTGTCCCTTCTATTGTCTACGGACTCCTTGGCCTGACTATCTTCGTCGGCTGGATGAGCCTGGGCCGGAGCCTGATGTCCGGCGCCCTGACCCTTGGCCTGATGGTTCTGCCCATTGTTATCCTGGCATCAAGAGAGGCCATACGCGCTCTGCCCCGGACTTACCGCGAGGCCGCTTATGCCCTGGGGGCCACCAAGTGGCAGGTTATCCGGGGAGTTATCATGCCGGCGGCCTTTCCGGGGATACTCACCGGGATAATCCTGGCCATGTCCCGGGCTATAGGTGAGGCGGCCCCGGTTATAGCCATTAGCGCCCTGGTTTACCTCACCTTCATCCCCGCCAGTCCGTTTGATAGATTTACCGTGCTGCCGATCCAGATATTCAACTGGGTAACGCGACCCCAGGATGATTTCCGTGGACTGGCCGCGGCTGGTATCATCGTCCTGCTGGTGATCCTTCTCTCAATGAATGCCCTGGCCATTTACCTGAGGAATCGCTACCAGATAAGATCGGAGGAATAATGTGACGGAAGCGAATATAATAGAGGTGAACGGCCTGAAAATGTGGTACACCAATTTTCAGGCACTGAAAGATATCAGCCTGACGGTAACCCGGCAACAGGTAACCGCCTTCATCGGTCCTTCCGGCTGCGGCAAGAGTACTCTTCTGCGCTGTTTCAACCGGATGAATGACCTCATCCCGGGAGCGCGAGTAGACGGGAAAATACTTTTTGACAACCAGGATATCTATGCTCCGGGTGTAGACCCCACCGAGATACGCTCCCATATCGGCATGGTATTTCAGAAACCTAATCCCTTCCCCAAGTCTATCTTCGATAATGTCGCCTTCGGACTGCGCACCAACGGTTACCAGGGCAGCCTGGCCGAGGCGGTGGAGTCTTCGCTTAAGCGGGCGGCACTGTGGGACGAGGTAAAAGACCGACTGAACAAAAGCGCCCTGGCCCTCTCCGGCGGTCAGCAGCAGCGGTTGTGCATCGCCCGGGCTATCGCCATCGAGCCGGAGGTCATCCTGATGGACGAACCCTGCAGCGCTCTTGACCCGGTGGCCACCCTCAAGATTGAGGATTTGATGAGAAACTTGACGGAAGACTATACAATCATTATAGTAACCCATAATATGCAGCAGGCGGCCAGGGTATCAGATTCCACCGCCTTTATGACCATGGATACAGACCGGGCGGGGGTACTGGTGGAGTACGGACCAACGTCTGAACTTTTCGCCAATCCCAGGGATAAACGTACGGAAGACTATATTACCGGGCGCTTCGGTTAGAGGCGAGGGGAGGCTTTATAAAATGGAAATAAGGACGGTCTTTCATAAGAAGCTGCGGGAAATCCAGGATGATGTTCTTGCCATGGGGAGCATGGTAGAAAAAGCTATCATCCGTTCCATTGAAGCCCTGAAAGATAGAGACCTGGAAAAGGCTCGCGAGATAATAACCGACGACCGGAAGATAAACAGGAAGCGGTTTGATATAGAGGAGAAGTGTATCCAGCTTATAGCCACCCAGCAGCCCATGGCCGGTGACCTGCGCGCCATTATCTGCGTCCTGAATATAATTACCGAGATAGAACGAATCGGTGATTACGCTGAGGGTATCGCCAAGATTGTAATCTTGATTGGGGATGAGCCTCCTCTCAAGCCGCTGATTGACATACCCCGTATGGCGGAAAAAGCCAATAGTATGCTGCGCCGGAGCCTGGAAGCCCTGATTAACCGCGATGCTGATACCGCCAGGCAAATTGCCTCTGAGGATGATGAAGTGGATAACCTTTACAATCAAGTCTTCAGAGAGCTTCTTACTTTCATGATAGAAGACCCCAAGACCATCACCAGAGCCACCCGGCTTATCTGGGTGGCGCACAACCTGGAGCGCAGTGCGGACAGAGTAACCAACATCTGTGAACGGGTCGTTTATCTGGCAACCGGGAAGATGGAGGAGATTGGAGCGTCGAACTACTGAACGAAAGGGCTATTCGTAAAAAGAGGCTGTCTCTGTTATGGAAAGACCCGATGAATGGACTACTGTTTGTCATCTGAGATGGGTAGTGTCAGGCAGAAGGTTGACCCTTTGCCGGGTGTAGACTCCACCCAGATATGACCTCCGTGAGCTTCCACCAGAATATGGCAGACTTTTAAACCAAGACCCACGCCGGCTATGTCATACTTGTTCTGTACGTCCAGCCGCTGGAAACTCTGGAAAAGTCTGGTCTGGTCCTCGGGTGAAATCCCTATTCCCTGGTCGCTCACTCCGATAAGCAGTTGAGTGTCCCGCTGAGAGCCGAATATTCTGACCTCTCCCCCATCCGGAGAGTACTTTATTGCATTCTCCACCAGGTTATGGAGCACTCTCTCTATCCGGATAGGGTCAATCATTGCCGCCGGCAGCTCAGCAGGAAAATCAACGGTAAGGTGGTGTACCTCAGATACATTTTCAAACTTCTGGATAATGGACTGTATTACGGGCTTGACCTGGGTCTGCTTCGGCTGCAGGTTCAGGCGGTCCGATTGATAGCGTGACAGCTCCAGCAGATTATCAACCATGGCGGCTAAAGCTTCAGCATTGGCGGCGGCGTTATGGATGAGATCTCTCGCCTCTTCGATGGTCACACCATCAGTTGCAGCGACTTTCAGCGCACCGATGATGACCGTAAGCGGTGTTTTAAGCTCATGGGACACCATGCCGATGAACTCGTCCTTGAGAGCTTCAATCTTTTTCGCCAGGCGGAGTTCTTCTTCTCTGGCTCTAAGCTCCTCCTCCGCTTTTCTGCGCTTGCGGCGGTTGGCTGATTCTTCAAGCTCCCTTTCGATTGCCGGGCCCAGGCGTTTGAGGTTATCCTTCATTATATAGTCATGGGCGCCCGCCCTCATCGTTTCAACGGCTGTGTCCTCACCGATTTGCCCGGATACGATAATGAAAGGCAGGTCGAGCCCCTTTTCATGCGATAGCCGCAGAGCATCCAGGCTGCTGAAGCTTGGCATGGAATGGTCGCTGATTATGATGTCCCACGCTTCGGTATCCAGGGCGTCGCTCATCTCACTGGCTGTATCCACTCGCTTGTAGACCGGGGAATAGCCGGCTTTCTGCAATTCCATTATGAGAAGGGCTGCATCCTGCTCCGAATCCTCAACGATAAGTACTCTCAGCGGCTTCATTATTTCCTTGCACCGTTTGGCGCCGGCTGGTTAAGTATAAGCCAGTACAGCCCCAGGTGTCTAATAGCTTCAGCGAACTCGGAGAATTTAACCGGTTTGCGTACAAAGCTGTTGGCGCCAAGGTCATAGCTGGCGACTATATCCTTTTCCTCGTTTGAAGAGGTAAGTACTACTACCGGCATCAGTTTCGTCTTTTCACTGGCGCGCAGGCGGCGCAGCACTTCAAGCCCGTCAACCCTGGGCAGCTTCAGGTCGAGCAACACCACCACCGGCAGGTCCTCGAAGGCGCAGCCGCTCTTGCCATCTTCGCCAAAGAAATACTTCAGCGCCTCAACTCCGTCCTCAACAACCATCAGTCCATTGCTGATGTTTGACTGCAGGAGCGCCCGTTTGGTAAGCTCCACATCTTTGGGATTATCCTCTACCAGAAGTATCCTCTTGTTTTCCAAAAAATCCTCCTTTTTCGCTCTAGCCCAGTGTGAAGTAAAACGTGGTTCCTTCCCCCACCTTGCTGTCCGCCCAGACCTTGCCGCCGTGGCGGTTTATAATGCGCTGTACCGTTGCCAGTCCTATTCCGGTTCCGGCAAACTCGGTTGATTTGTGCAGACGCTGGAACGGTTTGAAGAGTTTGTCAGCATATTCCATATCAAACCCGACCCCGTTATCGCGAATGAAATAGGCCCGCTTGCCGTTCTGCTCCGTAGTGCCCATTTCAATGCAGGGTGAAGAGACCTTGCCGCTGAATTTCCAGGCGTTGCCCAGCAGGTTTTCCAGTACCAGGCGCAACAGGTTGCGGTCACCGTAGGCCGTGATATCAGGCGCGATGTTCAGTATCATCTCCCGGTCAGGTTCGCTCTTTTCGAGTTGTGCCAGGACTTTTTGCGCCATCTCGCTCAGCTTCACCCTTTCGTAATTCATATCGCTCCGCGTCACCCTGGACAGCTTGAGCAGGTCGTCAATCAGCTGCGCCATAAGGTCACTCGATTCCTGTACGTACTTCAGGTACTGCCTGCCCCGGTCATCCAGCTTGTCAGCGTAGTCCTCAAGGAGGGCATTGCTGAAGCCTTCCATGCTCCTTAAGGGTGCTCTCAGGTCATGTGAAACTGAGTAGGAGAAAGCCTCCAGTTCTCTGTTGGATGCTTCGAGTTCGGCGGTACGCTTCCTTACTTCTTCTTCAGCCAGCTTGCGCTCGGTGATGTCATGCACCATGCCGATAGACCGGATGATTTTGCCGCTTTCATCCCTGGTATGCTCGCATTTTTCAGAGACATAGCGTATTTCTCCGCTGTATTTTCTTATAATCCTGTGGTCAACCTCGTAGGTATCTCTTGACTCCCGCAGTGAACTGGAGTAGGCTTCATCCACTGCCGCGCGGTCATCGGGATGCACGGCCTGGAGGAACTCTTCATAAGTCGCGCCGAATTCCTGAGGCTGCAGTCCGAAAATCCGGTAGACCTCGTCAGACCAGATAAGAGTATTAGTGACGATGTCCAGTTCCCAGCTACCGAGGTGGGCGAGTTCCTCTGACCGTTTCAACCGTTCCTCGCTCTCGCGCAGCGCCCGTTCGGCCTGCTTGCGCTCGGTGATGTCGCGTGCGACATGCGTGGAGCCGACCAGCTTTCCCTGATCATCGAAAAGTGGCGTCGTACTCACCAGGAAGTCGCCGCCGAGGCGCGGTTCATGTACTTCGCTCATATGCTCCCGGAGGTCCCCGCAGGTCCGGGAATGCGGGCAGAACTCCGGCGGACACGTTGCCCCGTGGACGACCTCGTAGCAATGCAGCCCCACGCATTTCTCCGGTGTCAGCCCCAGGCGGTCTGCCATCGCTTTATTAGCCCGTATGATTGTATGCTTGTCGTCCAGAATGGAGATGAGGTCCGGGACACTGTCGAAGGTTCGCTCCCATTCCGCTTTCGTTTTTAGCAGGTCGTCTTCAGTTTTCTTCCGGTTCGTGACGTCGCTGAAGGTTACACCGAAAAACCCTTTGTGGGGGCTAAAGGCGGAAACGGAATACCACTTCCCTAATGGCTCCGCATAGCTCTCGAAGCTCATGGGCTTTCCCGTCAGTGCCACCTGGCCGAACTTGCCTATCCAGTCCGTGGGGTCTTTTTCGATGCCAGGAAGAACTTCCGTTACCCTTCTCCCGATGATGGTTTTCGCTTTAAGTCCGGTAAGTTTCTCGAAGGCGTCATTAACCTCAAGAAACACGTAGTCGCAGGGGTTTCCACTGCTGTCCAGCACTATCCGGTGGTAGGCAAACCCTTCCGCCATATGGCGGAAGATGGAATTCAGCTTCTCTTCAGTTATCCTGAGGGCTTCTCTGGCTATCCTGGCCTCTGAACTCTCAATGACCTCCAGTTTACCGGCGTTGCGCACCAGCGCGAACCGGTAATTCTTCATTATCTCCATAAGCCCCGCAGCATCGAACTCGTCGCGCGGGTAAGTGAAGACGGCAATCACGCTGTATCTGCCGATGGTATCGACCTCCGGGTAAGAACGGGAAGTCTTGCCGCCCTTCTTTTCGGAGAGGGCATCGGCGGCGAGCCGGAGGCCGTCAAAGCCGCGAGAGATGGCATTATCGTGCCTTAAGATGATCGTTTCCCCCGGGTTTTTATTCGCAGCATGCCACTGGCTGTAAGGTATTATCTCAATCTGCTGCTTTTCCAGGTACTCCTTGAATCGGGGGACGGCTTTTTCCAGTGCTTTGCGGGCAGCTTCACAGTCCAGGGTGCCGGAGGTAACCCAGATACAATACTCGTTACCCTCCAGTCCGGCCTTGAAATAAGGTACCAGGACATTCAGCAGTTCCTTATCCGTTTGAGAGAAATGGCAGAAGCTGGTACCCCAGGGAACGTCCCCGATTAAGGAAATGCCC is a genomic window of Dehalococcoidales bacterium containing:
- the pstA gene encoding phosphate ABC transporter permease PstA, encoding MQLNTDLFRRRLPLRKGVGYLVYGLFLLAVLLSIAGLITLLVRILAQGTPWLSWHFLTSYPSRHPEEAGLLPALAGTIWLMGLTALFTVPVGVGAALYLEEYASKNWLTRMIEVNISNLAGVPSIVYGLLGLTIFVGWMSLGRSLMSGALTLGLMVLPIVILASREAIRALPRTYREAAYALGATKWQVIRGVIMPAAFPGILTGIILAMSRAIGEAAPVIAISALVYLTFIPASPFDRFTVLPIQIFNWVTRPQDDFRGLAAAGIIVLLVILLSMNALAIYLRNRYQIRSEE
- the pstB gene encoding phosphate ABC transporter ATP-binding protein PstB, whose protein sequence is MTEANIIEVNGLKMWYTNFQALKDISLTVTRQQVTAFIGPSGCGKSTLLRCFNRMNDLIPGARVDGKILFDNQDIYAPGVDPTEIRSHIGMVFQKPNPFPKSIFDNVAFGLRTNGYQGSLAEAVESSLKRAALWDEVKDRLNKSALALSGGQQQRLCIARAIAIEPEVILMDEPCSALDPVATLKIEDLMRNLTEDYTIIIVTHNMQQAARVSDSTAFMTMDTDRAGVLVEYGPTSELFANPRDKRTEDYITGRFG
- the phoU gene encoding phosphate signaling complex protein PhoU encodes the protein MEIRTVFHKKLREIQDDVLAMGSMVEKAIIRSIEALKDRDLEKAREIITDDRKINRKRFDIEEKCIQLIATQQPMAGDLRAIICVLNIITEIERIGDYAEGIAKIVILIGDEPPLKPLIDIPRMAEKANSMLRRSLEALINRDADTARQIASEDDEVDNLYNQVFRELLTFMIEDPKTITRATRLIWVAHNLERSADRVTNICERVVYLATGKMEEIGASNY
- a CDS encoding ATP-binding protein; the encoded protein is MKPLRVLIVEDSEQDAALLIMELQKAGYSPVYKRVDTASEMSDALDTEAWDIIISDHSMPSFSSLDALRLSHEKGLDLPFIIVSGQIGEDTAVETMRAGAHDYIMKDNLKRLGPAIERELEESANRRKRRKAEEELRAREEELRLAKKIEALKDEFIGMVSHELKTPLTVIIGALKVAATDGVTIEEARDLIHNAAANAEALAAMVDNLLELSRYQSDRLNLQPKQTQVKPVIQSIIQKFENVSEVHHLTVDFPAELPAAMIDPIRIERVLHNLVENAIKYSPDGGEVRIFGSQRDTQLLIGVSDQGIGISPEDQTRLFQSFQRLDVQNKYDIAGVGLGLKVCHILVEAHGGHIWVESTPGKGSTFCLTLPISDDKQ
- a CDS encoding response regulator, whose amino-acid sequence is MENKRILLVEDNPKDVELTKRALLQSNISNGLMVVEDGVEALKYFFGEDGKSGCAFEDLPVVVLLDLKLPRVDGLEVLRRLRASEKTKLMPVVVLTSSNEEKDIVASYDLGANSFVRKPVKFSEFAEAIRHLGLYWLILNQPAPNGARK
- a CDS encoding PAS domain S-box protein produces the protein MDNMYSDKRKSGISLIGDVPWGTSFCHFSQTDKELLNVLVPYFKAGLEGNEYCIWVTSGTLDCEAARKALEKAVPRFKEYLEKQQIEIIPYSQWHAANKNPGETIILRHDNAISRGFDGLRLAADALSEKKGGKTSRSYPEVDTIGRYSVIAVFTYPRDEFDAAGLMEIMKNYRFALVRNAGKLEVIESSEARIAREALRITEEKLNSIFRHMAEGFAYHRIVLDSSGNPCDYVFLEVNDAFEKLTGLKAKTIIGRRVTEVLPGIEKDPTDWIGKFGQVALTGKPMSFESYAEPLGKWYSVSAFSPHKGFFGVTFSDVTNRKKTEDDLLKTKAEWERTFDSVPDLISILDDKHTIIRANKAMADRLGLTPEKCVGLHCYEVVHGATCPPEFCPHSRTCGDLREHMSEVHEPRLGGDFLVSTTPLFDDQGKLVGSTHVARDITERKQAERALRESEERLKRSEELAHLGSWELDIVTNTLIWSDEVYRIFGLQPQEFGATYEEFLQAVHPDDRAAVDEAYSSSLRESRDTYEVDHRIIRKYSGEIRYVSEKCEHTRDESGKIIRSIGMVHDITERKLAEEEVRKRTAELEASNRELEAFSYSVSHDLRAPLRSMEGFSNALLEDYADKLDDRGRQYLKYVQESSDLMAQLIDDLLKLSRVTRSDMNYERVKLSEMAQKVLAQLEKSEPDREMILNIAPDITAYGDRNLLRLVLENLLGNAWKFSGKVSSPCIEMGTTEQNGKRAYFIRDNGVGFDMEYADKLFKPFQRLHKSTEFAGTGIGLATVQRIINRHGGKVWADSKVGEGTTFYFTLG